A genomic stretch from Photobacterium atrarenae includes:
- the thiP gene encoding thiamine/thiamine pyrophosphate ABC transporter permease ThiP: MNTRVTQVLPGLISAGLIVALVVSALSALIGQAHSLSPWLIWQDPYLRHVTGFSFYQAFLSTLLSIVPAIPVAYAFSRRRFPGRSLLLRLFAMTLVLPVLVAVFGLLAIYGKSGLLAQWLEHRGGSMPFSVYGLHGILLAHVFLNFPLATRLLHQSLDSIPYEQHQLAAHLGMRGWSKFRLIAWPRLRQQLPQVIGLVFMLCFTSFAVVMSLGGGPKATTIELAIYQALRYDFDLAGGAMLALWQMLICCSLVLFSQRFAKPLATLSGATARPLPPQHDSWQGKVWDGVWIAFTLLLVLPPLLAVVGAGLNPQLPALLSDPALWQAVGTSLKIASLACLLALLGGVTILLASRQWRLRHHGLSADGIELIGTMILVTPGLVLSTGIFLLLRQFTDVFAAAFWVVVSVNALMALPYVIKTLSQPMLHIAQQYNPLCHSLGMRGGARLRLVEWPALRKPIAQALAMGFVLSLGDLGAIALFGSQGFQTLPLYLYQLLGSYQMDAAAVAALVLLLLSLGLFTLVEKLLIRNP, encoded by the coding sequence TTGAATACCCGCGTAACCCAAGTATTGCCCGGCCTGATCTCGGCCGGGTTGATTGTAGCCCTGGTGGTCAGTGCCCTGAGCGCCCTGATTGGCCAGGCCCATTCCCTGAGCCCGTGGCTGATCTGGCAGGATCCCTACCTGCGCCATGTCACCGGCTTTAGTTTCTACCAGGCATTCCTGTCGACATTGCTCAGCATTGTCCCGGCGATCCCGGTCGCCTATGCCTTTTCCCGCCGCCGTTTCCCCGGCCGCAGCCTGCTGCTGCGCCTGTTCGCCATGACCCTGGTGCTGCCGGTACTGGTCGCGGTATTCGGCCTGCTGGCGATATACGGCAAAAGTGGGCTGCTGGCCCAGTGGCTGGAGCACAGGGGCGGATCGATGCCATTCTCCGTCTATGGACTTCACGGCATTTTGCTGGCCCATGTGTTTCTCAATTTCCCGCTGGCCACCCGGCTGCTGCACCAGAGCCTGGACAGTATTCCCTACGAACAGCATCAGCTGGCCGCCCATTTGGGGATGCGCGGCTGGAGCAAGTTTCGCTTAATCGCCTGGCCGCGGTTGCGCCAGCAACTGCCGCAGGTCATCGGCCTGGTGTTCATGCTCTGCTTTACCAGTTTTGCCGTGGTGATGTCGCTCGGCGGCGGGCCCAAAGCGACCACCATAGAGCTGGCGATCTATCAGGCGCTGCGCTACGACTTTGACTTGGCCGGCGGGGCCATGCTGGCCCTGTGGCAAATGCTGATCTGCTGCAGCCTGGTGTTATTCAGCCAACGCTTTGCCAAACCACTCGCCACCCTGAGCGGCGCGACTGCCCGTCCGCTGCCGCCACAACACGACAGCTGGCAGGGCAAAGTCTGGGACGGTGTGTGGATTGCCTTCACTTTGCTACTCGTGCTGCCGCCGCTGCTGGCGGTGGTCGGTGCCGGGCTGAACCCGCAACTGCCGGCGCTGCTGAGCGATCCTGCGCTGTGGCAGGCGGTCGGGACCTCGCTGAAAATCGCCTCGCTGGCCTGCCTGCTGGCACTGCTGGGCGGCGTGACGATTCTGCTGGCCAGCCGTCAGTGGCGGTTGCGCCACCATGGCCTGTCGGCCGACGGCATCGAGCTCATCGGCACCATGATTCTGGTGACGCCGGGGTTGGTGTTGAGTACCGGGATCTTCCTCCTGCTGCGCCAGTTTACCGACGTCTTTGCCGCGGCATTCTGGGTGGTGGTCAGCGTCAATGCCCTGATGGCCTTGCCCTATGTGATCAAAACCCTGAGCCAGCCGATGCTGCACATCGCCCAGCAGTACAACCCGCTGTGTCACAGCCTCGGCATGCGGGGTGGGGCCCGGCTGCGACTGGTCGAATGGCCGGCCCTGCGCAAGCCGATCGCCCAGGCGCTGGCGATGGGCTTTGTCCTGTCGCTGGGCGATCTGGGCGCGATTGCCCTGTTCGGCAGCCAGGGCTTCCAGACCCTGCCGCTGTATCTGTATCAGCTGCTCGGCAGCTACCAGATGGACGCCGCTGCCGTTGCCGCCTTGGTCTTGCTGCTACTGAGCCTGGGCCTGTTTACCCTGGTGGAAAAATTGCTCATTCGGAATCCATGA
- a CDS encoding PhoH family protein — MDDTDRKVFVLDTNILLHEPLAVYSFQEHDVVIPMTVLEELDRIKDTKRDVSRDARIAIRTLEDIFHDATPEEISAGIPLSKDGEGSGTIAIFADYEVTETVHAFADKAGDNRILNGVLFLQADYAPRQVVLITKDINMRLRAKGAGVYHVDDYRSDQLIDDVRLLTKGFYQFPGNFWERVGECQSKAEGRSTLHTLPAELFETPFVNQYLYDEGTDFAARVQAVDGKDVVVKDIGQERLMHRQAWGIHPKNIYQGMALDALMDPNIDLVILTGPAGCGKTILAMAAALEQVIEKGMYDKIIVTRNTPEIAESIGYLPGTEEEKMMPWLAAVTDTMEALHKNDVCTDGSMKYIYDKANIQFKSINFMRGRSIQNAFVLLDECQNLTASQIKTIITRCGEGTKIICSGNLAQIDSTYLSPVTSGLTYIVERFKNFEGSANVYLNGVVRSRLAEFAEENL, encoded by the coding sequence ATGGACGACACTGATCGGAAAGTGTTTGTACTCGATACGAATATTCTGCTGCATGAACCCCTCGCCGTATATTCATTCCAAGAGCATGATGTGGTCATTCCCATGACCGTGCTGGAAGAGCTGGACCGAATCAAGGATACCAAGCGTGACGTTTCCCGGGATGCCCGGATTGCCATTCGGACGTTGGAAGACATCTTTCACGATGCCACCCCGGAAGAAATTTCCGCCGGGATCCCGCTGAGTAAAGATGGCGAGGGTAGCGGGACGATTGCCATTTTTGCGGACTATGAGGTGACTGAAACCGTCCACGCCTTTGCCGACAAGGCCGGGGACAACCGGATCCTCAACGGGGTACTGTTTCTCCAGGCCGACTACGCGCCGCGGCAGGTGGTGCTGATCACCAAAGATATCAACATGCGACTACGGGCTAAGGGGGCCGGGGTGTACCATGTGGATGATTATCGTTCGGATCAGCTGATCGATGATGTCCGGCTGCTGACCAAGGGATTCTATCAGTTCCCGGGCAACTTCTGGGAGCGGGTCGGAGAGTGCCAGTCCAAAGCCGAAGGTCGGTCCACCCTGCACACCCTGCCGGCGGAGCTGTTCGAAACCCCGTTTGTGAACCAGTACCTGTATGACGAGGGTACGGACTTTGCCGCCCGGGTCCAGGCGGTCGACGGCAAGGATGTGGTGGTCAAAGATATCGGCCAGGAGCGGCTGATGCACCGTCAGGCCTGGGGGATCCACCCGAAAAATATCTACCAGGGGATGGCGCTGGATGCCCTGATGGATCCGAATATCGATCTGGTGATCCTGACCGGCCCGGCGGGCTGCGGGAAAACCATTCTGGCGATGGCCGCAGCGCTGGAGCAGGTCATCGAGAAAGGGATGTACGATAAAATTATCGTGACCCGCAACACGCCGGAGATTGCCGAGTCGATTGGTTATCTGCCGGGGACTGAAGAAGAGAAAATGATGCCGTGGCTGGCGGCCGTGACCGACACCATGGAAGCCTTGCACAAAAACGACGTGTGTACTGACGGCTCAATGAAATATATCTACGACAAAGCCAACATTCAGTTTAAATCGATTAACTTCATGCGCGGACGCTCGATCCAGAATGCCTTCGTCTTGTTGGATGAGTGTCAGAACTTAACCGCCTCGCAAATCAAAACCATCATCACCCGTTGCGGGGAAGGCACCAAAATTATCTGCTCCGGGAACCTGGCGCAGATTGACTCCACCTACTTATCACCTGTGACCTCGGGCCTGACGTATATCGTCGAGCGATTTAAAAATTTCGAGGGAAGTGCCAACGTGTACCTGAACGGCGTGGTTCGCAGCCGTCTGGCCGAATTTGCCGAAGAGAACCTGTAA
- the thiQ gene encoding thiamine ABC transporter ATP-binding protein, whose protein sequence is MLTLNQLTHSYVQPGRQRERTRFCFDLNVEAGEIVALLGPSGAGKSTLLAMVAGFLAPDSGELIINSQHIERQLPSERPLSLLFQDHNLFPHLSVFDNLGLGLHPGLKLTREDKEKIVVAAARVGIQPYLDRLPEQLSGGQKQRVALARCLLRNRPLLLLDEPFSALDPALRNGMLALVKSLAREHHTTVLLITHSPEEALKIADQCAFINQGQIQVVGPTREVLENPQHDALKRYLGRV, encoded by the coding sequence ATGTTAACCCTGAACCAACTGACCCACAGTTACGTCCAACCGGGCCGCCAGCGTGAGCGCACCCGCTTTTGCTTTGATCTCAACGTCGAGGCCGGCGAAATCGTCGCCCTGCTCGGGCCCAGCGGTGCCGGCAAGAGTACCCTGCTGGCGATGGTGGCCGGCTTCCTGGCCCCCGACAGCGGTGAGCTGATCATCAACAGCCAGCACATCGAGCGCCAGCTGCCGTCCGAGCGTCCGCTTTCATTGCTGTTTCAGGACCATAACCTGTTTCCGCACCTAAGCGTGTTCGACAACCTCGGTCTGGGGCTGCACCCCGGCCTGAAGCTGACCCGTGAGGATAAAGAGAAAATTGTAGTGGCCGCAGCGCGAGTCGGGATCCAGCCCTATCTCGACCGTTTGCCGGAGCAGCTCTCCGGCGGCCAGAAACAACGGGTCGCCCTGGCGCGCTGCCTGCTGCGCAACCGGCCGCTGCTGCTGCTCGACGAGCCGTTTTCTGCCCTGGATCCGGCGCTGCGCAACGGAATGCTGGCACTGGTGAAAAGCCTGGCCCGGGAGCACCACACCACGGTACTGCTGATCACCCACAGTCCGGAAGAAGCGCTGAAAATTGCCGATCAGTGCGCCTTTATCAACCAGGGCCAGATCCAGGTGGTCGGCCCGACCCGCGAGGTACTGGAAAACCCTCAGCATGATGCGCTCAAGCGCTACCTCGGGCGAGTTTAA